A part of Deltaproteobacteria bacterium genomic DNA contains:
- a CDS encoding deoxyguanosinetriphosphate triphosphohydrolase codes for MYSRSCPRHGELNKPLTIREEIQERERLILCPQACLSSETRGRLYPVEPCNIRTPFQRDRDRIVYSKSFRRLKHKTQVFLSPMGDHYRTRLTHTLEVSEIARTIARALRLNEDLAEAVALGHDLGHTPFGHAGETILNEIVPGGFSHCRQSLRVVDVLENGGRGLNLTYEVRDGILKHSKGFGEIIPKKSDEWAMTVEGRVVRIADVIGYLSHDLDDAIRSKVICEEDVPSRCKNVLGENHAARISTMIKDVIANTKIVDGKMELSISPRLYETMVHLRAFLYDNVYRAPQVHGEFEKARKILFDLYEYFLKNKDAFVRENIRMFEEKAVDIDDRTSYERRVCDFIAGMTDRYVQNLYSRVFMPSSVV; via the coding sequence ATGTATTCAAGGTCCTGTCCAAGGCACGGGGAGCTGAATAAGCCCTTAACTATCAGGGAAGAGATCCAGGAACGCGAACGCCTGATCCTGTGTCCCCAGGCCTGTCTCAGCAGTGAGACCAGGGGAAGGCTCTATCCCGTGGAGCCCTGTAACATCCGAACCCCCTTTCAGAGGGACCGTGATCGTATTGTCTATTCCAAGTCCTTTCGCCGTCTCAAGCACAAGACACAAGTCTTTTTGTCTCCCATGGGTGACCACTATCGTACCCGTCTTACTCACACACTTGAAGTATCAGAGATCGCCAGGACAATTGCCAGGGCACTTCGCCTTAACGAGGATCTGGCAGAGGCTGTGGCCCTGGGTCATGACCTTGGACATACTCCCTTTGGACATGCCGGTGAAACCATCTTAAATGAGATTGTGCCCGGGGGATTTTCTCACTGCCGTCAGAGTTTGAGGGTAGTGGATGTGCTGGAAAACGGCGGCCGGGGTCTCAACCTCACCTATGAAGTCCGGGATGGGATACTTAAGCACTCAAAGGGTTTTGGGGAAATCATCCCCAAAAAATCAGATGAATGGGCCATGACTGTTGAAGGACGGGTCGTGCGTATAGCAGATGTCATCGGCTATCTGAGCCACGATCTGGACGACGCAATCAGAAGCAAAGTGATCTGTGAGGAGGATGTGCCGTCAAGGTGTAAAAATGTCTTGGGAGAAAATCACGCTGCCCGCATCTCGACAATGATCAAAGACGTTATAGCGAACACCAAGATAGTGGACGGGAAGATGGAGCTTTCAATAAGTCCCCGTCTTTATGAAACGATGGTTCACCTCAGGGCCTTTCTCTATGACAATGTGTACAGGGCACCTCAGGTGCATGGCGAGTTCGAAAAGGCAAGGAAGATCCTCTTTGATTTGTATGAATATTTCTTAAAAAACAAAGACGCCTTTGTCCGGGAAAACATTCGGATGTTCGAAGAAAAGGCGGTAGATATAGATGATAGGACTTCTTATGAGCGCAGGGTCTGTGATTTCATTGCCGGGATGACCGACCGTTACGTGCAGAACCTGTACTCGCGGGTTTTTATGCCGTCTTCAGTTGTTTAA